From a region of the Apibacter sp. B3706 genome:
- a CDS encoding NCS2 family permease, producing the protein MKTFLDGYFKLSENGTTIKKELVAGIITFLTMSYALIVNPSILSETGMDREALFTGTTLAIIFATLLMGILAKLPIAQGPGMGLNSFFAFSVVLGLGYSWQFALTAVFIEGLIFIILTFLNVREMIVKSIPRVLKEAIPVGIGLFITLIGLKGANIIVSDPNTFLALGDFKQHSVWIAFAGLLVTAVLHSRNINGSILAGIVVSTLFSYLLGDIQLPGSLVSMPPSIEPIFGKAVEPMFSSEGWDKIFSVDMLIVVFTFLFVNLFDTIGTLIGVVSKLGFTDEEGNFPQMKKALLSDALGTTVGAILGTSTITSYVESASGVASGGRTGLTAVSTALMFFLSLFLAPIFLLVPAAATAPALIIVGLFMISSVVKINFNDITEGLPAFLTIIFMPFTFSIAEGIVFGMLSFTLLKVLGGRRKEVTPTVYVVSLLFLVKIVLDASKILG; encoded by the coding sequence ATGAAAACTTTTCTAGACGGATATTTTAAGCTATCCGAAAATGGTACAACTATTAAAAAAGAATTAGTAGCCGGGATCATCACTTTTTTAACCATGTCCTATGCTTTGATAGTCAATCCTAGTATTTTATCGGAAACGGGAATGGATAGAGAAGCTCTTTTTACAGGAACTACGTTAGCTATTATTTTTGCGACGTTGTTAATGGGAATATTGGCAAAATTGCCCATAGCTCAAGGACCCGGAATGGGACTGAACAGCTTTTTTGCTTTTTCTGTAGTTTTAGGACTTGGATATTCTTGGCAATTTGCTCTAACAGCTGTTTTTATAGAGGGGCTTATATTTATAATTCTTACTTTTTTGAATGTCAGGGAAATGATAGTTAAAAGCATTCCTAGAGTACTGAAAGAGGCAATCCCTGTCGGAATTGGATTATTTATTACTTTAATAGGACTAAAAGGAGCGAATATCATTGTTTCAGATCCCAATACTTTTCTTGCTTTAGGTGATTTTAAACAACATTCGGTATGGATTGCTTTTGCGGGATTGTTGGTTACGGCTGTACTTCATTCGCGCAATATAAATGGATCTATCTTAGCGGGAATTGTAGTTTCCACTTTATTCAGCTATTTGTTGGGCGACATACAATTACCAGGTTCATTGGTAAGCATGCCTCCTTCCATTGAACCTATATTTGGTAAAGCTGTCGAACCGATGTTTTCTTCTGAAGGATGGGACAAAATATTTTCAGTGGATATGTTGATTGTAGTTTTCACTTTTCTATTTGTTAATTTGTTTGATACGATTGGAACATTAATAGGAGTTGTATCTAAATTGGGATTCACGGATGAAGAAGGAAATTTTCCTCAAATGAAAAAAGCATTATTGTCTGATGCATTGGGAACGACGGTTGGAGCGATCTTGGGTACCAGCACGATTACTTCATATGTAGAAAGTGCTTCCGGAGTAGCCTCCGGAGGGCGTACCGGCCTTACAGCAGTTAGTACAGCTTTGATGTTCTTTTTATCTTTATTTCTAGCACCTATATTTTTACTGGTTCCGGCAGCTGCCACAGCTCCGGCTTTAATTATTGTCGGTCTCTTTATGATTTCTTCTGTTGTAAAAATTAATTTTAATGATATCACGGAAGGTTTACCCGCATTTTTAACCATAATTTTTATGCCTTTTACATTTAGTATAGCGGAAGGTATTGTATTTGGTATGCTAAGCTTTACTTTATTGAAAGTATTAGGAGGCAGAAGAAAAGAGGTTACTCCAACAGTTTATGTTGTTTCGTTACTGTTTTTAGTAAAAATAGTTTTGGATGCATCGAAGATTTTAGGATGA
- a CDS encoding ribonuclease Z, with amino-acid sequence MKLTILGYNSAVPTVRTNPTSQLLECNNQYFLIDCGEGTQVQLRKARVKFTHINTIFISHLHGDHVFGLIGLISSFHLLGRTEPLTIYGPKGIKKLIEVQLLLTESSNHFEINFIELTSLKSELIYEDNKLCVWTIPLNHRIYTNGFLFKEKVKSRRLNMDVIKYNPEIEVCDYHNLKLGKDFITQSGDIIKNEYLTLPPKHSYSYAFCSDTKFSPNIVPLIKGVDVLYHEATFLDELRELASKTGHTTAHQAAEIAKMANVKVLILGHFSNRYTDISILKEEAGQVFFNTILPEELLTLDFNKLIIN; translated from the coding sequence ATGAAACTTACTATTTTAGGATATAACTCAGCGGTTCCGACTGTTCGTACCAATCCTACATCACAGTTATTAGAATGTAATAACCAATATTTTCTAATAGATTGTGGAGAAGGGACTCAAGTACAACTTAGAAAAGCAAGAGTAAAATTTACCCATATAAATACTATATTTATTTCTCATCTGCATGGCGATCATGTTTTTGGTTTGATCGGGCTTATATCTTCCTTTCATTTATTGGGAAGAACCGAACCTTTAACCATTTATGGGCCCAAAGGAATTAAAAAATTAATTGAAGTTCAATTACTATTAACTGAGAGTAGTAATCATTTTGAAATTAACTTTATTGAACTGACTTCTTTAAAAAGTGAATTAATTTATGAAGATAATAAATTGTGTGTTTGGACGATTCCATTAAACCATCGTATTTACACCAATGGGTTTTTATTTAAAGAAAAAGTAAAGTCGAGAAGGCTTAATATGGATGTAATTAAATACAATCCCGAAATTGAAGTATGCGATTATCATAATTTGAAATTAGGTAAAGATTTTATAACTCAATCCGGAGATATCATAAAAAATGAGTATCTTACCCTTCCTCCTAAACATTCTTACAGCTATGCCTTTTGTTCAGATACTAAATTCAGTCCCAATATAGTCCCGTTAATTAAAGGGGTAGATGTTTTATACCATGAAGCTACTTTTTTAGATGAATTAAGAGAATTAGCTTCTAAAACAGGACATACCACAGCACATCAAGCCGCAGAAATAGCAAAAATGGCAAACGTTAAAGTATTAATATTAGGGCATTTTTCCAATCGTTACACCGATATATCCATACTAAAAGAAGAAGCCGGTCAAGTCTTTTTCAATACGATTTTACCCGAAGAGCTTTTAACTTTAGATTTTAATAAACTGATAATTAATTAA
- the dctA gene encoding C4-dicarboxylate transporter DctA — MKILKSLYVQVIIAIIIGILIGYFFPSEDIIVNGVKQHSTGLGEMLKPLGDGFIKLIKMIVGPLIFCTIVLGIAGMEDTKKVGKVGLTAIVYFEIMTTIALIIGLVFVNVLKPGNGMHVDPYALDSSSMSHYIEKSKEDHGIITFILDMIPENVIASIASNNLLQVLVFAILFGFAMTKIGPKSSKPVLSVMQSFLDGLFAIIKIIMYLAPLGAMGAMGYTIGVYGLKALSNLGMLILCFYLTCIVFIFGVIGAVLYYNKVNIFKFIKYIKEELLIVLGTSSSESALPGIMSKMEKIGCSKSVVGLVIPTGYSFNLDGTSIYLTMAAVFISQALDMHLNLQQEITLLLVLLLTSKGAAGVTGSGFITLAATLPVVGHVPVEAVALIFGIDKFMSEARALTNLIGNAAATIVVARRENEFNYDKAESILISNKS, encoded by the coding sequence ATGAAAATACTTAAAAGTCTTTACGTACAAGTAATAATTGCCATAATTATAGGTATTCTTATTGGATATTTTTTCCCAAGTGAAGATATTATAGTTAATGGAGTTAAACAACACAGTACGGGACTTGGTGAAATGCTAAAACCATTAGGAGACGGATTTATCAAGCTAATTAAAATGATCGTAGGACCTTTGATTTTCTGTACCATTGTGCTGGGTATTGCAGGAATGGAAGATACTAAAAAGGTTGGTAAGGTTGGTTTAACAGCTATTGTTTATTTTGAAATTATGACAACAATAGCTTTAATCATCGGCTTGGTTTTCGTTAATGTGCTAAAACCCGGAAACGGCATGCATGTAGATCCTTATGCATTGGATTCTTCATCTATGTCCCATTATATAGAAAAAAGTAAAGAAGATCACGGAATTATTACGTTTATTTTGGATATGATTCCTGAAAATGTTATTGCTTCAATTGCTTCTAATAATTTACTTCAAGTGTTGGTATTTGCCATTCTTTTTGGTTTTGCCATGACGAAAATTGGACCTAAATCTTCAAAACCGGTTCTATCCGTAATGCAATCTTTCCTGGATGGACTTTTTGCTATTATAAAAATAATTATGTATCTGGCACCTTTAGGAGCCATGGGTGCTATGGGATATACCATTGGAGTTTACGGATTGAAAGCATTGAGTAATTTAGGAATGTTAATCTTATGCTTTTATCTAACGTGTATTGTTTTCATTTTCGGAGTTATCGGAGCAGTTCTTTATTACAATAAAGTCAATATATTCAAATTTATTAAATATATTAAAGAGGAACTTTTAATTGTGCTCGGCACCTCATCTTCCGAATCAGCATTACCGGGAATTATGAGCAAGATGGAGAAGATAGGATGTTCTAAGTCTGTCGTTGGTTTGGTTATACCAACCGGCTATTCTTTTAATCTCGACGGTACTTCCATTTATCTTACCATGGCTGCTGTTTTTATTTCTCAAGCTTTAGACATGCATTTGAATTTACAACAAGAAATTACGCTTCTTTTAGTATTGCTTTTAACCTCAAAAGGTGCAGCCGGGGTAACAGGAAGTGGTTTTATTACTCTTGCCGCTACCCTTCCGGTAGTAGGACATGTACCGGTTGAGGCTGTGGCGTTAATATTCGGTATTGATAAATTCATGAGTGAAGCAAGAGCTTTAACTAATTTAATAGGTAATGCAGCAGCTACAATTGTTGTTGCCAGAAGGGAAAATGAATTTAATTACGATAAAGCTGAAAGCATTTTAATATCCAATAAGTCTTAA
- a CDS encoding cysteine desulfurase family protein produces the protein MKKIYLDSAASTIIDERVIEAMIQSMKEDFGNPSAIHSFGQESKSKIEMVRKNIAQWLHVNPNEIIFTSCGTESNNLILRSCIENLSIKRIISSPLEHKSVLETIRDLKEKHPEIEVVFLPLKNKKGDLDIAFLEDLLEDKIPTLVSLMHSNNEIGNLTDIDSIAQLCKKYGALFHSDTVQTMAHYPLDFSKTPIDFASCSAHKFHGPKGIGMAFIRKSSGLKGIITGGTQERNLRAGTENVYGIVGLGKSFDYAMQELKERRKIIEDLKQYTIDQLSKNIQGVLFNGHGTDFTKSNYTLLSILLPFPNTLVGFQLDMKGIAVSQGSACASGASKPSKTMLQLYTEEELKNTTTLRISYSHYNTKEEIDVLINFLSEIQKNLTNTIPAENG, from the coding sequence ATGAAAAAAATATATTTAGACAGTGCCGCTTCAACCATTATAGATGAAAGAGTTATTGAAGCAATGATTCAATCTATGAAAGAAGATTTTGGTAACCCTTCTGCTATACACAGCTTTGGGCAAGAAAGTAAGTCAAAAATAGAAATGGTCAGAAAAAATATAGCTCAATGGTTGCATGTAAATCCTAATGAAATCATTTTCACAAGCTGCGGTACTGAATCTAATAATTTAATTTTACGTTCTTGTATAGAAAACTTATCTATTAAACGGATCATATCTTCTCCCTTAGAACATAAATCTGTTTTGGAAACCATCAGAGATCTAAAAGAAAAACATCCTGAAATTGAAGTTGTTTTTCTTCCTTTGAAGAATAAAAAAGGAGATTTGGATATTGCTTTTTTAGAAGATTTACTAGAAGATAAAATTCCAACATTAGTTTCTTTAATGCATTCCAATAATGAAATTGGAAATTTAACGGATATTGATAGTATTGCTCAATTATGTAAAAAATATGGAGCTTTATTTCATTCAGATACTGTTCAAACTATGGCTCATTACCCTTTAGATTTCTCTAAAACACCCATTGATTTTGCTTCTTGCAGTGCCCATAAATTTCATGGTCCTAAAGGAATAGGAATGGCTTTTATAAGAAAATCAAGCGGTTTAAAAGGTATTATTACCGGAGGAACTCAGGAGCGTAATTTACGAGCAGGAACTGAAAATGTTTACGGTATTGTTGGCTTAGGTAAATCTTTTGATTATGCTATGCAAGAATTAAAGGAAAGAAGAAAGATAATTGAAGATTTAAAACAATATACAATAGATCAATTGTCTAAAAATATACAAGGGGTTTTGTTTAATGGGCATGGAACAGATTTTACTAAAAGTAACTATACACTTTTAAGTATTTTGCTTCCTTTTCCCAATACATTGGTTGGTTTTCAACTCGATATGAAGGGTATCGCCGTTTCTCAAGGAAGCGCCTGTGCTTCCGGTGCTTCTAAACCGTCAAAAACCATGTTGCAGCTTTATACTGAAGAAGAATTAAAAAATACAACGACGTTACGCATTTCATACAGCCATTATAATACAAAAGAAGAAATAGATGTTTTGATCAATTTTCTTTCTGAGATACAAAAGAATTTAACTAATACCATCCCCGCCGAAAATGGGTAA
- a CDS encoding M1 family metallopeptidase: MKILRILSNIILVILPVLCFSQSDKILISATLDSLTKNISVKQKIVFYNNTGITLDKIYLHAAANSYSNTNTVLGKRKLEDRNKTLYFSKYMDRGRINDLTIFINKRQPVFLLRDFEFYEVNLFSPLLPNDSISLDLNYNIKIPSNKITGYGFSSKGTYVLKNFFIQPLDFINSKPKLEPFTDTEFNPYRKTNYTINFYHPMGLYMDGDLTKAGENQLQGTSGDAVTMILTKNKPISFIYTINGSQTEVVIGYSINEKFKEVYYKNIKRELLFLNEKLGKLPSKLLISSKIKKDRNFIGVDDIKLLGLKEWKLFPDDVKIDLKMFQQIAYSVINQVIQVDKNKYHWIPNGLLTYYQLNYLKKYYPDTKLLGNLPKELSIIKIKPLQYFFISKVPITDRYKLGYRYIATQNYDQPISEDFLELSNINQYIISGFKSGLSFNFLSAYLGADLFENSVKKLIEEGKDREITSSDFQRILEINSQKNLAWFFQNYIVTNDRINFKIKKFYEDKYEKDTIKVRITNKTALPIPILITGEKNKKIINQKWVFSTNKDSLYSFKNGEYDRLLINKNYLFPEINDNDNLLNTEGIYKNRKKLQMKFYADVDNPNYTQIFYEPNINWNNYDKFILGLRFYNSSPFSRPFEYSFSPTYSTGTKSLTGSGALNYNYDMEEGLFRRMSMGTGYTYYHYDKNLSYKKYSGNVNLIFKKRPRSDINRTIGISFNSVEREKDPFKILEKNDYSHYNLLDLSYSHSDKRIINEWYSKTNFQHSNIFNKISTEIYFRHEYAPNKKISLRYFGGYFINNHSNSTYFDFGVDHITDYSFNYMDYLGRSATGGLFYQQYIMAEGGFKSMLDKSANKWITSLNGEIHLWKPFDLYADMGLYSNKKKSTYFIYDSGVKLNIIPEFLELYLPIQSTLGFEPAKNNYLSHIRFTFNFNLSAVVTHFRRGWY; encoded by the coding sequence ATGAAAATTCTAAGAATCTTATCGAATATAATTTTAGTAATTTTACCTGTATTGTGCTTTTCACAAAGTGACAAAATACTCATATCAGCAACCTTAGACAGTCTAACTAAAAATATATCCGTAAAACAAAAGATCGTTTTTTATAATAATACGGGTATAACTTTAGATAAAATATATTTACACGCAGCCGCTAATTCCTATTCTAATACTAATACGGTATTAGGAAAACGAAAATTAGAGGATAGAAATAAAACTTTATATTTTTCTAAATATATGGATAGAGGTCGAATCAATGATTTGACCATCTTTATAAATAAACGACAACCCGTTTTTTTACTTAGAGATTTTGAATTTTACGAAGTAAATCTTTTTTCTCCTTTATTACCCAATGATAGTATATCTTTGGATTTAAATTATAATATAAAAATACCTTCCAATAAAATTACCGGATATGGATTTTCCTCAAAAGGTACTTATGTTTTAAAAAACTTTTTTATACAGCCTCTAGATTTTATCAATTCAAAACCCAAGTTGGAGCCATTTACCGATACTGAGTTTAATCCCTATAGAAAAACCAATTATACTATTAACTTTTACCATCCTATGGGTTTATATATGGATGGAGATCTTACAAAAGCGGGAGAAAATCAATTACAGGGAACATCCGGTGATGCTGTAACTATGATCCTTACTAAAAATAAACCGATTTCTTTTATTTATACTATAAACGGATCGCAAACCGAAGTAGTAATTGGATATTCCATTAATGAAAAATTTAAAGAAGTTTATTATAAAAATATTAAACGCGAATTACTATTTTTAAATGAAAAATTAGGCAAACTACCCTCAAAATTATTAATTAGCTCTAAAATTAAAAAAGATCGCAATTTTATAGGAGTTGATGATATTAAATTATTGGGTTTAAAAGAATGGAAACTTTTTCCTGATGACGTAAAAATTGATCTTAAAATGTTTCAGCAAATAGCCTATTCAGTTATCAATCAGGTAATACAAGTGGATAAAAATAAATATCATTGGATACCTAACGGTTTGCTTACCTATTATCAATTAAATTATTTAAAGAAGTATTATCCTGACACTAAATTATTAGGTAATCTTCCTAAAGAACTTAGCATAATAAAAATTAAACCGTTACAATATTTTTTCATATCTAAAGTTCCTATAACCGATCGATATAAATTAGGTTACAGATATATAGCCACTCAAAATTATGATCAGCCGATAAGTGAAGATTTTTTAGAATTGAGCAATATCAATCAGTATATAATTAGTGGATTTAAATCGGGATTAAGTTTTAATTTTCTATCCGCCTATTTGGGAGCGGATCTTTTCGAAAATTCAGTTAAAAAGCTTATAGAAGAAGGAAAAGATCGTGAAATTACTTCATCAGACTTTCAAAGGATTTTAGAAATAAACTCTCAAAAAAATTTAGCATGGTTTTTTCAAAATTATATAGTTACCAATGATCGTATTAATTTTAAGATTAAAAAATTTTATGAGGATAAGTATGAAAAAGATACTATAAAAGTACGTATCACTAATAAAACGGCTTTACCGATTCCAATATTAATCACGGGAGAAAAAAACAAGAAGATAATCAATCAGAAATGGGTGTTTTCAACCAATAAAGATTCTTTATATTCATTTAAAAATGGAGAATATGATCGTTTACTTATAAATAAAAATTACCTGTTTCCGGAAATTAACGATAATGATAATTTATTGAATACAGAGGGTATCTATAAGAACAGAAAGAAATTGCAAATGAAATTCTATGCAGACGTTGATAATCCTAATTATACACAAATTTTTTATGAACCCAATATAAACTGGAACAATTACGATAAATTTATACTAGGATTACGTTTTTATAATAGTTCTCCATTTTCAAGACCTTTTGAATATTCATTTTCTCCAACCTATTCCACAGGAACCAAAAGTTTAACGGGTTCAGGTGCCTTAAATTACAATTACGATATGGAAGAGGGCTTATTCAGAAGAATGTCTATGGGAACAGGATATACTTATTATCATTATGATAAGAATTTGAGTTATAAAAAATATTCAGGAAATGTAAATCTTATATTTAAAAAGAGGCCCAGATCAGATATTAACAGAACCATAGGAATTTCATTTAATAGTGTTGAAAGAGAAAAAGATCCGTTTAAAATTCTTGAAAAAAATGATTATTCCCATTATAATCTGCTGGATCTGTCGTATTCTCATTCAGATAAAAGAATCATTAATGAATGGTATAGTAAAACGAACTTCCAACATTCTAATATTTTCAATAAAATAAGTACAGAAATATATTTTAGACATGAATATGCGCCGAATAAAAAAATAAGTTTACGCTATTTTGGAGGATATTTTATAAACAATCATTCCAATTCTACTTACTTCGATTTCGGAGTAGATCATATCACAGATTATAGTTTTAATTACATGGATTATTTAGGAAGATCTGCAACCGGTGGATTGTTTTATCAACAATATATAATGGCTGAAGGAGGTTTTAAATCCATGTTGGATAAATCAGCCAATAAATGGATTACTTCATTAAATGGAGAAATACATTTATGGAAGCCTTTTGACTTATATGCAGATATGGGATTGTATTCGAATAAAAAGAAATCTACGTATTTTATCTACGATTCAGGAGTTAAATTGAACATAATACCTGAATTTTTAGAATTGTATTTACCCATTCAATCAACGTTGGGATTTGAACCGGCAAAAAATAATTATTTATCCCATATTCGATTTACCTTTAATTTTAACTTAAGCGCTGTGGTTACCCATTTTCGGCGGGGATGGTATTAG
- a CDS encoding Smr/MutS family protein → MKIGDKVKLLDEEGIFTIKNFIGNKAVLIDSYGFEVTHSLNNLIAYDKYASMYTEATDFNAKKEDVSSKKTNNVKKETIQERIIDLHIGNIVDSFKNMMPHQMLEKQINKAMEEIKSAKKDKVKKLILIHGKGKGVLKKEIYKILNSMDDIEYFEADIIKYRFGAVEIRFK, encoded by the coding sequence ATGAAGATCGGGGATAAAGTTAAACTACTGGATGAAGAAGGAATTTTTACTATAAAAAATTTTATAGGAAATAAAGCAGTTTTAATAGATTCTTATGGATTTGAAGTTACTCATTCACTAAATAACTTAATTGCCTATGATAAATATGCAAGCATGTATACTGAAGCTACCGATTTTAATGCTAAAAAAGAAGATGTATCTTCTAAAAAGACCAATAATGTAAAAAAAGAAACTATACAAGAAAGAATTATTGATTTGCATATAGGAAATATTGTTGATTCTTTTAAAAACATGATGCCTCATCAAATGCTTGAAAAGCAAATTAATAAAGCTATGGAGGAAATAAAATCAGCCAAGAAAGATAAGGTTAAGAAGTTGATACTAATACATGGCAAAGGTAAAGGAGTATTAAAAAAAGAAATTTATAAAATATTAAATAGTATGGATGATATTGAATATTTTGAAGCAGATATAATTAAATATCGTTTTGGAGCCGTTGAAATAAGGTTTAAATAG
- the gldJ gene encoding gliding motility lipoprotein GldJ yields the protein MKINTMRIGKFILLLSVVSSISLALVSCGGGRTKPGGGTKNTKSLTGWKANDRNGWFYSKKKKTEKGWVGMVFVEGGAFTMGLVKDDVMHDWNNTPNRMQVRSFFIGETEVTNYEYREYVTWLKYVYSPTDENYKDIYYGALPDTLVWKNKLSRNDVYSEDYFRAPQFDNYPVVGVSWLQAQRYCDWLTDRANERELMNKGIIPKDFYSNPANNVGSNSFNVEKYKYNDPELEGIVNQDKIAKQSGITSKNERIIAVNKSAQGNLVQKFRLPTEAEWEYAALAEADNRQYNIIEGKDVMINRMRAKKGRNRGQFLDNFKSGGQGDYSGSGGWANDGNAITSDVRAYPSNPFGLYGMYGNVAEWTQDVYRPLIDTDFNDFNYYRGNVYQQFISEEGNPGRFKKVDDGTIQYDTLADGRKLYRNLSGKFETEIVDDARNFRDGDLQSSLESGDGRVDSTGTFNYYNSPIRNWTVDKNGRVVLDKDSKQRTSQISNDLRVIKGGSWNDTAYWLDPGQRRYMLENESAVWVGFRVAQDHKGKESSSKRTKRGASNRVPRK from the coding sequence ATGAAAATAAATACAATGAGAATCGGGAAATTCATATTATTATTATCCGTTGTTTCTTCAATTTCCTTAGCATTAGTTAGTTGCGGTGGTGGGAGAACTAAACCTGGCGGTGGAACTAAAAATACAAAAAGTTTGACCGGATGGAAGGCCAATGATAGAAACGGCTGGTTTTATAGTAAAAAGAAAAAGACTGAAAAAGGTTGGGTTGGAATGGTATTCGTGGAAGGAGGAGCTTTTACTATGGGATTAGTTAAAGACGATGTAATGCATGATTGGAACAATACCCCTAACCGAATGCAAGTAAGATCTTTTTTTATCGGTGAAACTGAAGTAACAAATTATGAATATCGTGAATATGTAACTTGGTTAAAGTATGTATATTCACCAACGGATGAGAATTATAAAGATATTTATTATGGAGCCCTTCCTGATACTCTTGTTTGGAAAAATAAATTGTCCAGAAACGATGTTTATTCAGAAGATTATTTCAGGGCCCCTCAATTTGATAACTACCCGGTAGTTGGAGTAAGTTGGTTACAAGCTCAAAGATATTGTGATTGGTTGACCGATAGAGCCAATGAAAGAGAATTAATGAATAAAGGTATTATCCCAAAAGATTTTTATAGTAATCCGGCCAATAATGTGGGTTCAAATTCATTTAATGTTGAAAAATATAAATACAATGATCCTGAATTGGAAGGTATTGTCAATCAAGATAAAATCGCTAAACAAAGTGGTATTACCAGCAAAAATGAAAGAATTATAGCAGTTAATAAAAGTGCTCAAGGAAATTTAGTACAAAAATTCAGATTACCTACAGAAGCTGAATGGGAATATGCTGCACTGGCTGAAGCAGATAACAGACAGTATAACATCATTGAAGGTAAAGATGTAATGATCAATAGAATGCGTGCTAAAAAAGGAAGAAATAGAGGTCAATTCCTGGATAATTTTAAATCCGGTGGACAAGGAGATTATTCCGGTAGTGGAGGTTGGGCTAATGATGGGAATGCAATTACTTCCGATGTTAGAGCATATCCATCCAACCCTTTTGGATTGTATGGTATGTATGGAAATGTTGCTGAATGGACACAAGACGTTTATAGACCGTTAATAGATACTGATTTTAATGATTTCAACTATTATAGAGGAAACGTTTATCAACAATTTATTAGTGAAGAAGGAAATCCCGGCAGATTTAAAAAAGTTGATGACGGTACTATTCAATATGATACTTTAGCAGATGGAAGAAAATTATATAGAAATTTATCCGGAAAATTTGAAACAGAGATTGTTGATGATGCAAGAAACTTTAGAGACGGAGATTTACAATCATCTTTAGAATCGGGAGATGGTCGTGTTGATTCAACCGGTACTTTTAATTACTACAATTCACCTATTAGAAACTGGACAGTAGATAAAAACGGAAGAGTAGTTTTAGATAAGGATTCCAAACAAAGAACTTCTCAAATCAGTAATGATTTAAGGGTTATTAAAGGAGGATCTTGGAATGATACCGCTTATTGGTTAGATCCGGGACAAAGAAGATATATGCTTGAAAATGAGTCTGCCGTATGGGTTGGATTTAGGGTAGCTCAAGATCACAAAGGTAAAGAATCTTCTTCTAAAAGAACCAAAAGAGGAGCCAGCAATAGAGTTCCCAGAAAATAA